Within Paenibacillus sp. RUD330, the genomic segment TCATCAGGCTGCCCGTTCCGAAGCGGTCGACGGTGTCCAATCCAAGCCGCTGCACCTTGCCGTACAAGCTGGCGCGCAGATCATGCCCGGCATTCTGCGAAGCGAGCGTGGAATAGACCGTGCACAGCACTCCGCCTGCCAGGCCGACAAGGGCTGCGCCGAGCATGTAAGGAGCTGTCCGCAGCACCTGCGACGGATCCGATTTCATGATGCCCTGGTCGACGATCGCGGCCATGAATGTCGGCTGCAGCAAATCCATCGCGACCTCGAGCAGCATGAACAGCGGCGCTGCGACGGCCGCCCACCGATAAGGCGCGAGCTTCGCTGACAGGAGCTTGATCATTTGCCGGGTGCCTCGGCCTCGCCCGGCTGAACGTCATCTTCTTCGCCTTGCTCCAGTCCATCCAGCCAGGCTTTCAGAACGGCGTATGCGTCCGCCAGAGGCGAAGCCTTTCCTGTCTCCTCAGGCGAGGCAGATGCCGCAGCCATCAATTCAACCCCGTATTGGACCATGCTGTTCCAATCCAGCAGGCTGAGATCGGGCCCCTTTTCGCCGCCGTATTCCTCCGCAGCTGCGAGGGAGCGCCGATAGATCTCCTTCATCCGCTGCGCATGGGATTTTCTCCAATCCTGCCAGGAAGGCTTGCCTGCATCCGCATCTTCTCCGAGCCTGCGGCGGTGCTCGGCCAGATCCTCCAGCCCTTCCTCCGTGATCCGGTAGGAACGGCGGCTGTCCGTCCCGGCTTCGGACGAAATCAGCCCTTTATGCTCCAGCTTCTGCAGCACGGGATAGACGGAGCCGGCGCTTGGGATATAGCTGCCGCCGCTCTCCTCCTCCATCGTCTTCATGAGCTGATAGCCATGCATCGGCTCCCGGCTCAGCAGCTGGAGCACGGCATACTTCAAGTGTCCCCGGTGGAACATCCGACCTCCGCCGTCGCCTCCCCGTCCGCCTCTGCCGCGGAAACGGCCGCCATCCTGGCGGCCGTTTCCGCGGCCTGGATGACGGCCATGTCCATGGCCTTTGCCCGGCTTATGTCCGAAATCAGGTCTGGTTCCCTGTCCCTTTCCTTCTCCGAGTCCTTCCCTATCCAGGCGTCCAGCTTGATCCCTGCCCCCGCCGAGGCCATGTCCATGCTTATGCCGGAAATCGGCAGCTCCGCTTGCCATTGCATGCCGCCGGGCGCTCCGGAACCTCTGTCCGTCCCGGCTTCGGTTCATATCTCTCATCGCAGTCCAGCCTCCATTACGATATATCGCTAACTTCTTAGCTTGAGATTACGATATATCGCATCGAGCGTCAAATCATTCTTTTCGATACATGCAGCGCGCAGGAGCCGCCAGCGCTGTCATCCACCTGAGTCCCGGAAATATGCCGATCATTGCACCGCAAGCCGCTGCCGGGATGGCTGATCCGACGTTGTCGCCATGCTTGCAAAAAAGACCGTCAAGCTCCCAGGGAGGGAGCCGACGGTCTTCTAGTTGCCATTCTATTCTTCATACTCCACGTTATGATACACCTGCTGCACGTCCTCGAGATCCTCCAGCGTATCGATGATCTTCTCGAACGGAGCCTCCGCCTCTTCCGGCAAAGTCACGTAGTTCTGAGCGAGCATCGTCAGCTCGGCGACGGTGAATTCCGAGATGCCGGCGGCCTTGAGCGCTTCCTGCACGGCATGGAATTGATCCGGCTCGGCGTAGACGAGAATGTTCTCGTCCTCCTCGACGATATCGCGCACGTCCACGTCGGCTTCAAGCATGATCTCCATGATCTCGTCCAGGGACTTGTCCGCCACCCCGATGACGGCAGTCGCGTCGAACATGTAGGCGACGGAGCCGTTGACGCCCATGTTGCCGCCGTTTTTGCTGAATGCCGCGCGCACGGCCGAAGCCGTCCGGTTCACGTTGTTCGTCAGCGCGTCGACGATGACCATGGAGCCGTTCGGGCCGAAGCCCTCGTAGCGGAGCTCCTCGTACACTTCGTCCGAGCTTCCCTTCGCCTTGTCGATGGCGCGGTCGATGATCGCTTTCGGCACGTTGTACGTTTTGGCGCGCTCAAGCACGACGCGCAGGGCGCGGTTCGACTCCGGATCCGGCTCTCCCTTGCGGGCGGCTACATAGATTTCAAGGCCGAATTTGGCATAGATCCGACTGGTATTGGCGTCTTTCGAGGCTTTTTTTTCCTTGATATTATTCCATTTGCGACCCATTGTACTCCCGCTTTCCTGTGGATTGTCCCAACCATTATAACCGATTCAGGCCGTCAATGGACAGATGCCCGCGGAGAGATGCTCGCTATCTTTCAAAGCCACCGACAGAAACAGGGACTTCGCTATTCTTTTCCGTATCTAAATATCGATGGGATTGGTATAATGTGGACCGAACAGGAGGGATTCCCATATCGGAACGAGGACATCGCTATTATGATGAGGAGGACTTTCTGAAGGCTTACCTGAGCCGCAGAAGCCTTGTGGACAATGCCAACGATACTTTGGAAAAACCTGTCATGCTGGAGCTGATCGGGAACCCGGAAGGCTTGCGCATTCTGGATCTGGGCTGCGGCGACGCGCGCTTCGGCGCGGAGCTGCTGGAGCGGAACTGCGCCTCTTACACCGGACTCGAAGGCAGCAAGGCGATGTCGGAGCTGGCTCGGAGGACACTTGCCGGTACAGCCGGCACGGTCATCCTCGGCTCGATGGAGGATTGGAGCTATCCGCAGGCAAGCTGCGATCTGGTGCTGTCGAGGCTGGCGCTGCACTATGTGGAACACCTGGAAGCCGTGCTGGCACGGATTGTCCAATCCCTGAAGCCCGGCGGCCGGCTGGTGTTCTCCGTCGAGCACCCGGTCATCACCTCGACTCTTCAGCCTTCGGGGACCCGGACCGACTGGACCGTCGACCGGTACTTCGACGAAGGCTTCCGGGAGCAGCAATGGCTGGGCTCGACGGTAAAGAAAATGCATCGCACTCTCGAGCATTACTTCTCCGCCCTTCAAGCGGCCGGCCTCCAGGTCGAGAGCCTGCGCGAGTCGAATCCCGTCCGGGAACGGTTCCATTCCGCGGATGCCTACGAGAGGCGCCGGAGAATCCCGCTTTTCTTGTTCTTCTCGGCATCGCGGCCTTCTCTCTAGAGCGGTCGCTATCCCGCTTCGCCGGCGGCTTTCACCTTGCCGTATGTAATCATCATGTTGGGGGCATAAGTCAGACAGCTGTCCTTGTTCAAGGCCTGGGATAGGCGAAGCTCGTTCTCATATTGCGTCTGCGCTTCCTCCGGGCTGGCTCCCCGCCCGACAAGCCTATCGATCCAGGCGTCCCTGTCGGCGTCGGGGGCATCCGCGTAGCCGTTTTCCTGGAACAAGCGATAGAGACGCTCCCGGCTGTCCTCTGCCAGACCAGGATGGAGGACATTGACCTTGTCGGTAACCCGGCACCCGACATCGCGCAGACCAGCCCGGCTGAAATAAGCCGGCAATTGAATGCCGATATTGCCATTCTTTCCGCTGCCCGCGGCGTCTCTTTCATACAGCTTCTGGAGCATTCCAAGCTGAACGACGCTCGATTGCGGATGCCCGTCCAGATGGAAGTTCGCCGAATTGGCGATCCAATGAGGCTCGAATGCGATGACCATGCCGCTATCCACGACGCTGGCAATCATCTTGCCGATGATCTTCTCTGGATTCGGCATATGCAGAAGAAAAGCATGGCAAAGAGCGATGTCGTATTTCCGCTCCGGCTCGTACTCTTGGATGTCTCCATGCAGGAATTCAGCCTCATAAGGGAGAGAAGCGAACAATCTCCTTCCTTCTTCCAGCAGCTTGGAGCCGAGATCCAAGCCGGTATAGGTCGAGCCTGTCGGAAGCAGCGGCAGCAGCTTGAGCCCAAGGTATCCGAAGCCGCAGCCGAAATCGAACAGGTTCACCGCGGCTTCGATCTTCCATACCTTGGAAACTAGAAATTCAAGGTAGTCGTCATTGTAGAAGAGCTCCTTCGATCGACGAAGGTATTGAATCCTCTCATCCCATTCATAACCGCTCATCTATTCAGCGCCTCCCTGTTTCATGTTTCAGCCACGAAAATTAAAATCTCAGATATGTCTTCCCATTCATCGCTGTCGATGCTATGCTGGGAAGAAATTTTTTCGGAAGGCGGATTGCCATGAAGATCGATGACCTCGATGCCTTGCTGCTGCCAGTGCCCGAAAGCTTTGAAAGCGACCGCCTGCTGATCCGCGCCGCTCAATGGGGGGACGGGCTCCCATTGAACGAAGCTATTGCGGAAAGCATCGATGACCTCCGTCTATGGATGCCTTGGGCAAAGGAAGTTCCATCCGCAGACGATTCGGAGGCTTATGTCCGAAGGTCGAGACTGAACTATCTGGAACGCAAGGATATGGCCTATCTGCTCTTCCACAAGCAAACCGGCCAGCTGGTCGGCTGCAGCGGTCTCCATCGGCTCGACTGGCAGGCGCGCTGCTTCGAAATCGGCTATTGGCTGCGAACTTCCTGCACCGGACAAGGCTATATGACCGAAGCCGTCCATGCGATCACGGAGTTTGCCGTCCGCGAGCTCCAGGCAAGCCGGATTGAAGTCCGCTGCGATTCGCGGAACGGACGGAGCGCTGCCGTCGCCTTGCGCTGCGGCTTCATGCTGGAGGGAACTCTTCGCCGCCAAATGCTCGATACGAGCGGAGACTCCAGGGATACGAGGGTCTATTCCAAAGTGAAAGGGATCGAATTCTAACACCGGATCCGCTGATGTTCAACAAAACCGCGCAGAACCTCATGGTCCTGCGCGGTTTTTTATCCGAAGGGATTCCTATGAGAACAGCTCCGGATATTTCATTCGGGTTCACCATCGAGCATGCGGGATTCGTCCGCCCAAATCCTCTTCATGCTCATTCTCCCCCCATCTGCGCTCAATTGGAACAGATCCGGATTGCTCATGACTTCCCATTCCTTGAATCCGCTGTCCGGATTGAAATGCTTGAGGAGAAGCGAGATCAGGTTGCCGTGAGAGACAACGACCGCGTCCCGCCCTTCCTTCTCCATGATTTCGTTCAGCACGCTGATTCCGCGATTCGTCGCCTCACGGCTGGATTCGCCTCCGGGATAACATAATTCCGGCTCATCGAATGTCCTGCGCAGCATTTCTTTCCAATTCGGCATGGCCTGATCGGTGAGTATCCTCTCGGCCAGCCTGCCATCCAGCTCGACTGTTATTCCAAGGCTTCGCGCAAGCGGAGCGACCGATCGCTGTGCCCGTTCGAACGGACTGGACACGATGCGGTCAATCGCATGTCCAGACAAAAAGTCCGCAAGCCTATCCGCTTGGCGGAGCCCCTCCGACGTCAATGAGGCTTCAGGCGCCTGCCCGTCGGCCTCGCAATGCCTGACGATAAAAATCGAGTTCATCCTCATCTCTCCTACCGCGCATCGGCTCAATCCGATAGCGCCCGCTGAATGGTTTCTATGGCCGCCGCGGTAATTCTCGCATCCTTCTTGTCGGCAGCCTGCAGCATGATGAGCATCGGAATGTATGCCGCAATCAATCGAGCCAGCTCTTTCGTTTCCTCATCGACTACGCCGTATTCATCAAAGAATCGCTGCCTGGCCTTGGAAGGCAGATAGCTGTAAGCGACGTTGAGATCGCAAGCCGGATGGCCGACATTCATATCGCCCCAATCCATGATTCCCGAAACGAGGCCGTCCTCGTCGACCAGCATGTTCTTGAAGTGAAGATCTCCGTGCAGGAACACCCTTTTATCCGCTGCTTGATTCACGCCTCCAGCAAGCAAGTACTGGCGAAGAGCGCAATAAGCCTCTTCTCCCATATGTCCGGCAAGACTGGGCAGCAGCTCCAGCATCCTGCGTCTCCGGGATTCCAGGTCGAGCAGATTCCGATGATCGAGCGGCGCACCGCATTCCAAGGCGGTTCCAAGAGGGAACGCATGCAGCTGCCGCAAAAATACAGCCAGAGCTGTTGTCGACAGGATGCGCTGCTCATCGTTCAGTCCGATAGGATAGCGGCCATGCAAATAGTTGTATCCAAGAAACGATACGGGGAAATCGACACTCGCTTCACCCCGATACATCGGTCTGGAAAAAGGAATCGATACATGAGCTGCAAGCTGAGGCAAAATTCTCCATTCTCGCTCAAGCAGGTTTATGGCGGCTTTTCTTCTCGGAAAACGGAACACTGTATCCGATCCTATCCGGAAGACGATATTATCCCATCCATACCCGATGGCTTCGATAGGTTCTCCGGATAAATCCGGAAATTGGCTGTCGATCAATCTTCGAGCCAGACTCTCCGTCACATCCCATTCGGCATCCCATTGATTGGCGCTGATCTTCGCTCTCTCCCTTCCATGATCCTTGCGAATGCGGCTCCTTCAAGGAAGGTGATGGCACCGGTTACTTTACCGGATAAGCCTCCTTCAAAAAGGCAACCGATCGGGCAATCAAAGCCTTTAAGACATCCGTGTCGATGTCTTCCAGCTTATTGATGTAGACGCATGCTTTTCCTGCCGTGTATTTCCCGAAATCCTTCAGCATGGCTTCCCGCTCGGTATCGCCCGTCGCGAAATACAGGCTGATCTTGGCTTTGCGGGGCGAGAAGCCGACCCATGGCGCGTCGCCTTCATGACCCGACTTGTATTTGTAGTGATAGCTGCCGAATCCAATGATGCTTGGTCCCCACATTTTCGGCGGGCAACCCGTCGTCTCGGCAAAGATCCGCAGCAGCTTGAAGGCATCCTCGCGTTTTTTGACCGAATCGACGTTTTCGATGAACTCCAGCACGCTGTCGTCGGTTTCTTTCGTTTTCGGTTCAGGCATGAGCGGAATCCTCCTTATTCGATTGAGGCCATCGCCAACAAATAGAAAAAACCGTTCAGCATCCATTCTGCCAAACGGCTCTGCTTTCCTGCTGGACAAGTCGAACTCGGCATGCCGCCAAGGAATCGAATCAGCTCTTCTTTTCCGGTGCGGTCCGAAACGGACTCAAGAAGGACTTCGGCATGTCAGCCTCAAAGCGCATCAGGCTCTCCGTCACCGGATGAGTGAAAGCGAGCACGCTGGCATGCAGGCCGAGCCTTCCGATGGCCTTCGATTTGGAGCCGTATTTCTTGTCGCCGACGACGGGATGCCCCAGCTCTTCCATATGGGCGCGGATCTGGTTTTTGCGTCCGGTCTCCAGGTTGACCTCCAGCAGCGAGAAGCCGGCGCTGGACTGGATCGTTTTGTAGTGGGTCACGGCATGCTGCCCGCCGTTGGGATGCGGACTGGAATACATTTTCAGCGTGCTGCTTTCCTTCAGCCAGGAAGAGATCGTCCCTTGCGCCTTGGACACTCTGCCTTCCACCAACGCGATGTACGTTCTTTCCTTCACCGCATCCTGCCAGTTGTTCTGGAGCTGCTGCTGGACATCCTCGCTCTTGGCGAACATCATCACGCCGGAAGTATCCCGATCAAGGCGGTGCACGACGAAGATCCGGCCGGCCGGATCCTTGGCGCGGACATGGGCCGTAAGCTGGCGGTAGGCGGTCATTTCCGCTTCCTTCGGCGATGCGATGGACAGCAGTCCCGCGTCCTTGCGGATGACGATGACATGATCGTCTTCATGGAGAATCGACAACCCTGCGAGGGGCGGAGCCTCCACCGTTTTTTCGGTTTGCACCGTTACGGTTTGGCCGGGGACCAAGGGCAGGTTGTATGCGGTCGAAGGGCGGCCATCAACGGAAACCTGTCCGCGCGCGAGCATGGATTTCACCGAGTTGCGGCCGGCACCGGACAGCTTGTTCAATAAAAAGGCGAGCAATTCCGCCGGCTCTAGGACGGCATACTGCCTGGATGCCGGCGGCTTGGCTTTTGGGGCGTTGAATTTCTTTCTGTTCATCTCAAGGAAACCTCCGGTATGGGCCTATATAGGAATAAAGGACAAGATGTGCATAATCAGCCCTACAACTATACCATACAGGCAGTCCGGTTAAAAACAGCCTTCGCAAGTCCGCAAGCCATCCTGGGCGCCTCGCCTAATGGCGGGAGAGGCGTCCGTCGGCAAGCTCCTTCAGCTTCGATACGGTTTTCCAGTTCCGCACCGTCGAATTCGGAGCGATGCGCCCAAGCCGGACCGCGAGCTTGGAGTCCCGGATGCTTCCGTGGAACAGCAGATAGATTTCCCGTCCGCGGACCGCGAACCTCTCCTCGGCCGATTCGAGCTCGCGCAGCATGCCTGCCGCTTCCTCTGCGGGAGCATCGTGCAGGAAGCAGACATAGAGGCTTTCTCCTTGTCCCTTGGACTCGGCTTCCTCGATCTCCGGCAACCGGAATGGAAGCGACTCAAGGACGGAGCGCCACTGCTCGACTGTACGCAGCATGACCTCCGAATGAAACCCGAACTTCCCCATGAACGCGCGCTCGACAACAGCCTTCACTTCATCTTCCATCCCCCCGCGGCCCGCGATCAGATTGCCGCTCTGAATATACGACTGGACGTTTTCAAGTCCCGCTTCCTCCAGAGCTTCCTTGAGATCGGCCATGCGGACCCGCGCCTTTCCGCCTACGTTGATTCCTCTCAGCAAAATGATCCAATCGCTGGCTGCCGTCATCATGGTTTCCCCTTCCCTCCTGATTGTCTGAACCTCAGGTATAGAAAAAAATGGATGGCGCAAACTATCGCTTATCAATTCTTGACCGGATGTGAGCCTATGTCAACCTCGTCCTACAAAATGAACATGTTTCAAGCCTTTATGATTCTCATGCTCTCCAACGGCCTGGCCTGCCATGTCATCGTCAATCCGATGCTGCTCGACGCTTCGGGAAGGGATGCCTGGATCACCGTCATCACCGCAGGCGCTTTCTTCATTCCATGGAGCCTCCTGCTCTATTTCATGATGAAGAAGTCGTCCATGCAGAACTGGCAGTCGTGGCTTGCCCGGCATACCCACCCGGCGTTGTCGTGGATCCTGCTGGCTCCCATCTGCATCCATCTCTACTTAATGGGATTCAGCACCGTGATTCAGACCGCGAACTGGAGCGTCAGCAATTATCTCCCCGCAAGCAGCGCCTTCCAGCTTGCGGTCCTGCTCGTGCTGATCTGCCTGCTGCTCGCTTCCTGGGGAATCCGCATTATCGCGATCGCCTCCGGCGTCCTGCTTCCGGTCGTCATCATCCTCGGCTTTTTCGTCAGCATCTCGAATTCATCGGTCAAGGACTACACCCTGCTCATGCCGGTCCTGGAGCATGGCTGGAGGCCGGTCATCAACGGCTTGGTGTATGCCGGATCGGCTTATATGGAGCTTCTGGCCCTCTTGCTGCTGCAGCATCATATCCGAGGCAGGGTGAAGCCCTGGCATCTGCTTCTGTACAGCACCTGCATCGTCATCATGATGAACGGTCCCATCATCGGGGCGATTACCGAGTTCGGACCGCTCGAAGCGGCGATGCAGATGACCTCGCCCTACGAGCAGTGGAGGCTGCTGCGCATCGGGCAGTATGTCGAGCATCTGGATTTCTTCTCGATCTTCCAGTGGCTCTCGGGAGCATCGATCCGGGTCAGTCTGCCCGTCTTCATTCTCGCGGATGTCCTCCCGCTTCGCAGCTCGAGAAAGAAAGCGATCTTCATCCTGGCGGTCATGGCCAGCTATCTCGCCTACACGATACTGCCGGCGAACAACTGGACGCTGTATTTGTTGATGTTCGATTACTTCATGCCGATCTCGCTCGCCGTTTTGCTTCCATTATCCTTGATATGGACGCTTTGCGCCGCACTTGCCAAACCGGACAGGAGGAATGCGAATGAATCGTCCAAGCCAGACACCGGACCCCCGGCAGCCCCCCAGCCGACAGGCTGAAGCTCCCCGGGCATGGAGCAAAGCGGAATTCGAGAAGCAGTTCAACGGCTCCGAGGACGTCATTGTCCGCAGCGCCTATTTCGGCGAGAACAACGAAAAGGAAGTCGTGCTTCTCTACAATACCGGGTTATGCGATACAATCTCGATCAACAAATTCGTGCTTCCGGAGCTTGGGGCCAGCTACCGAAAGCTCGGCTCCTTCTCCCGGCCGCTGCTGCAGCTGTCCGAAGCGTTGACGCTGCAGGGCTTCGACCGCACTCCTGGCGCGCAGGAGGTGGAGGACATCGTCTACGACGGCATGCTCCTGCTTCTGTTCGTCCAGGAAGGAAGCCTCGCTTATATCGACTTGTCCGACAAGCCGAACCGCACGCCCTATGAATCCAGCACCGAGATATCCATCAAAGGGCCGAAGGACTGCTTCATCGAGGATGTCGACGTCAACGTCGCCCTTATCCGCAAGAGGGTCCGCAGCAGCTCGCTCGTCACCGAGCGGTATACGATCGGCAGGAGAACCCGGACCAAGGTCGTCCTCATGTATTTTCGGGATATCCTGAAGCCCAAGACGCTCGAGGAGGTCCGCACCAGACTCGGCCATATCGATATCGACGGCCTGTACAGCATCAATCAGCTGGAGGACCTGCTGACACAGAACCGTCTCAAGATCCTGCCGCTCATGGACTTCACCGGCAGGCCCGATTACGTCGTCTCCTGCCTGCTGGCAGGCAGATTCATCATTTTTGTGGACGGCAACCCCATGGTGCTGATCGCTCCTTCCGGCATCAGCCTCATCATGAAATCGCCGGAGGATGTCCACTTCAACTATTCCTACGTCTCGTTCGCGAGGCTGGTCAGGCTTCTGAGCCTGTTCATATCCATCTTCCTGCCCGGCATCTGGGTCGCTTTGATGGCCTTCCACCAGGATCAGATTCCGTTCCGGCTCATGGCGACGATATCGGTATCGAGGCTTGGATTGCCGCTGTCCTCGCAGATGGAGATGTTCCTGCTGCTCATGCTGCTGGAGATATTCAAGGAAGCGGGAGTGCGGCTGCCGAACCCGATCGGGCAGACGCTGACCTCGATCGGAGGCCTGATCATCGGGGACGCCGCCATCAGGGCAGGACTCGTCTCGCCCTCCGTCGTCGTCATCGGAGCGATCACAGCCGTATCGGGAGTGACGCTGGTCAACCAGTCGCTGAGCACGGTCATCAGCATCATCCGGCTGTTCTTTTTCCTGCTGGCATCCGTCTTCGGCCTCTACGGCTTGATTCTCGGAATCGTGCTCTTCGTCGCCTATATGTCGAAGCTGCAGTCCTTTGGCGCGAATTACCTGGCTCCTCTGTCTCCGCTCATCCCTCGGGATGTGCTGAACTCGTTCCTGCGCGCTCCGTGGTACTTCATCCGCCGCAGGCCCGCGAGCTTGTCCGAGCAGGGCATGGACGGCGACCATCAGAAAGAGGAGGAGCAGTCATGAGGCCCGTCATCATGAGGCTGGCCGCCATGCTGCTCTCCGCCGCGCTCTGCCTGACAGGCTGCGGCAACTCCAGAGACATCCAAAGCCTGGCTTATGCGACCGCCATCGCGATGGACTACAAAAACGGCAAGTACGTGGGCTACATCCAAGTGTTGAACTTCTCCAACGTCGCCCGCACCGAAAACGTCGAGCTGGGCAAGCCGGTACCGATCTGGATCGGCAAGGGAGACGGCGAGACGATTCCGGGAGCCCTGTTTGAAACCAACGCCACGGCCCAATCGCCCATCTTCTGGGGGCATGTGCGCACCGTCATCCTGTCCGAGAACATCATGAAACGGGGCGTGAAGGATTTTTTCGAGGTGCTGAACCGGCACCGGGAAGCGCGGTACAACTTCCTGGTCTACGGAACCCGCGAGAAAATCGAGGACA encodes:
- a CDS encoding PadR family transcriptional regulator, whose translation is MFHRGHLKYAVLQLLSREPMHGYQLMKTMEEESGGSYIPSAGSVYPVLQKLEHKGLISSEAGTDSRRSYRITEEGLEDLAEHRRRLGEDADAGKPSWQDWRKSHAQRMKEIYRRSLAAAEEYGGEKGPDLSLLDWNSMVQYGVELMAAASASPEETGKASPLADAYAVLKAWLDGLEQGEEDDVQPGEAEAPGK
- a CDS encoding YebC/PmpR family DNA-binding transcriptional regulator, whose translation is MGRKWNNIKEKKASKDANTSRIYAKFGLEIYVAARKGEPDPESNRALRVVLERAKTYNVPKAIIDRAIDKAKGSSDEVYEELRYEGFGPNGSMVIVDALTNNVNRTASAVRAAFSKNGGNMGVNGSVAYMFDATAVIGVADKSLDEIMEIMLEADVDVRDIVEEDENILVYAEPDQFHAVQEALKAAGISEFTVAELTMLAQNYVTLPEEAEAPFEKIIDTLEDLEDVQQVYHNVEYEE
- a CDS encoding class I SAM-dependent methyltransferase — encoded protein: MDRTGGIPISERGHRYYDEEDFLKAYLSRRSLVDNANDTLEKPVMLELIGNPEGLRILDLGCGDARFGAELLERNCASYTGLEGSKAMSELARRTLAGTAGTVILGSMEDWSYPQASCDLVLSRLALHYVEHLEAVLARIVQSLKPGGRLVFSVEHPVITSTLQPSGTRTDWTVDRYFDEGFREQQWLGSTVKKMHRTLEHYFSALQAAGLQVESLRESNPVRERFHSADAYERRRRIPLFLFFSASRPSL
- a CDS encoding methyltransferase domain-containing protein produces the protein MSGYEWDERIQYLRRSKELFYNDDYLEFLVSKVWKIEAAVNLFDFGCGFGYLGLKLLPLLPTGSTYTGLDLGSKLLEEGRRLFASLPYEAEFLHGDIQEYEPERKYDIALCHAFLLHMPNPEKIIGKMIASVVDSGMVIAFEPHWIANSANFHLDGHPQSSVVQLGMLQKLYERDAAGSGKNGNIGIQLPAYFSRAGLRDVGCRVTDKVNVLHPGLAEDSRERLYRLFQENGYADAPDADRDAWIDRLVGRGASPEEAQTQYENELRLSQALNKDSCLTYAPNMMITYGKVKAAGEAG
- a CDS encoding GNAT family N-acetyltransferase, translating into MKIDDLDALLLPVPESFESDRLLIRAAQWGDGLPLNEAIAESIDDLRLWMPWAKEVPSADDSEAYVRRSRLNYLERKDMAYLLFHKQTGQLVGCSGLHRLDWQARCFEIGYWLRTSCTGQGYMTEAVHAITEFAVRELQASRIEVRCDSRNGRSAAVALRCGFMLEGTLRRQMLDTSGDSRDTRVYSKVKGIEF
- a CDS encoding histidine phosphatase family protein, translating into MNSIFIVRHCEADGQAPEASLTSEGLRQADRLADFLSGHAIDRIVSSPFERAQRSVAPLARSLGITVELDGRLAERILTDQAMPNWKEMLRRTFDEPELCYPGGESSREATNRGISVLNEIMEKEGRDAVVVSHGNLISLLLKHFNPDSGFKEWEVMSNPDLFQLSADGGRMSMKRIWADESRMLDGEPE
- a CDS encoding phosphotransferase, which codes for MTESLARRLIDSQFPDLSGEPIEAIGYGWDNIVFRIGSDTVFRFPRRKAAINLLEREWRILPQLAAHVSIPFSRPMYRGEASVDFPVSFLGYNYLHGRYPIGLNDEQRILSTTALAVFLRQLHAFPLGTALECGAPLDHRNLLDLESRRRRMLELLPSLAGHMGEEAYCALRQYLLAGGVNQAADKRVFLHGDLHFKNMLVDEDGLVSGIMDWGDMNVGHPACDLNVAYSYLPSKARQRFFDEYGVVDEETKELARLIAAYIPMLIMLQAADKKDARITAAAIETIQRALSD
- a CDS encoding DUF1801 domain-containing protein yields the protein MPEPKTKETDDSVLEFIENVDSVKKREDAFKLLRIFAETTGCPPKMWGPSIIGFGSYHYKYKSGHEGDAPWVGFSPRKAKISLYFATGDTEREAMLKDFGKYTAGKACVYINKLEDIDTDVLKALIARSVAFLKEAYPVK
- a CDS encoding RluA family pseudouridine synthase, whose translation is MNRKKFNAPKAKPPASRQYAVLEPAELLAFLLNKLSGAGRNSVKSMLARGQVSVDGRPSTAYNLPLVPGQTVTVQTEKTVEAPPLAGLSILHEDDHVIVIRKDAGLLSIASPKEAEMTAYRQLTAHVRAKDPAGRIFVVHRLDRDTSGVMMFAKSEDVQQQLQNNWQDAVKERTYIALVEGRVSKAQGTISSWLKESSTLKMYSSPHPNGGQHAVTHYKTIQSSAGFSLLEVNLETGRKNQIRAHMEELGHPVVGDKKYGSKSKAIGRLGLHASVLAFTHPVTESLMRFEADMPKSFLSPFRTAPEKKS
- a CDS encoding DUF1697 domain-containing protein — its product is MMTAASDWIILLRGINVGGKARVRMADLKEALEEAGLENVQSYIQSGNLIAGRGGMEDEVKAVVERAFMGKFGFHSEVMLRTVEQWRSVLESLPFRLPEIEEAESKGQGESLYVCFLHDAPAEEAAGMLRELESAEERFAVRGREIYLLFHGSIRDSKLAVRLGRIAPNSTVRNWKTVSKLKELADGRLSRH
- a CDS encoding endospore germination permease; this encodes MSTSSYKMNMFQAFMILMLSNGLACHVIVNPMLLDASGRDAWITVITAGAFFIPWSLLLYFMMKKSSMQNWQSWLARHTHPALSWILLAPICIHLYLMGFSTVIQTANWSVSNYLPASSAFQLAVLLVLICLLLASWGIRIIAIASGVLLPVVIILGFFVSISNSSVKDYTLLMPVLEHGWRPVINGLVYAGSAYMELLALLLLQHHIRGRVKPWHLLLYSTCIVIMMNGPIIGAITEFGPLEAAMQMTSPYEQWRLLRIGQYVEHLDFFSIFQWLSGASIRVSLPVFILADVLPLRSSRKKAIFILAVMASYLAYTILPANNWTLYLLMFDYFMPISLAVLLPLSLIWTLCAALAKPDRRNANESSKPDTGPPAAPQPTG
- a CDS encoding spore germination protein is translated as MNRPSQTPDPRQPPSRQAEAPRAWSKAEFEKQFNGSEDVIVRSAYFGENNEKEVVLLYNTGLCDTISINKFVLPELGASYRKLGSFSRPLLQLSEALTLQGFDRTPGAQEVEDIVYDGMLLLLFVQEGSLAYIDLSDKPNRTPYESSTEISIKGPKDCFIEDVDVNVALIRKRVRSSSLVTERYTIGRRTRTKVVLMYFRDILKPKTLEEVRTRLGHIDIDGLYSINQLEDLLTQNRLKILPLMDFTGRPDYVVSCLLAGRFIIFVDGNPMVLIAPSGISLIMKSPEDVHFNYSYVSFARLVRLLSLFISIFLPGIWVALMAFHQDQIPFRLMATISVSRLGLPLSSQMEMFLLLMLLEIFKEAGVRLPNPIGQTLTSIGGLIIGDAAIRAGLVSPSVVVIGAITAVSGVTLVNQSLSTVISIIRLFFFLLASVFGLYGLILGIVLFVAYMSKLQSFGANYLAPLSPLIPRDVLNSFLRAPWYFIRRRPASLSEQGMDGDHQKEEEQS